In Nitrosococcus halophilus Nc 4, the genomic stretch AATATATTGGCAGGCTTCTATTTTTTGGCTTGCTATTGAATATGCGAACACTTCTTTTATTGTTTGGTTTAATGCCGGCGCTTGTAGCGGCTGGCATCTACAAGTATGTCACTCCGGATGGGCGGGTTGAGTACTCCGATCAACCGCGGGAAGGAGCCGCAGAAGTGGAAGTAACGCCACTGCAAACATATACGCCACCACCGCTACCTAAAATGAAAACGATCGGTCAAACTAAAACTCAAGCGCAAGCAACCACTGCCTACCAGGTTAGCATCATCACTCCCCAAGACGATGCTACCGTGCGGGAAAATACCGGTAGGGTTGAAGTGGCTCTTCAGGTCACTCCCTCCCTTGAAGCCGATTCTAACTATTCACTCCAGCTTTTATTCGACGGTCAGCCAGTAGGTA encodes the following:
- a CDS encoding DUF4124 domain-containing protein; this encodes MRTLLLLFGLMPALVAAGIYKYVTPDGRVEYSDQPREGAAEVEVTPLQTYTPPPLPKMKTIGQTKTQAQATTAYQVSIITPQDDATVRENTGRVEVALQVTPSLEADSNYSLQLLFDGQPVGKTGSSLKYTLTNVDRGTHTLQAKLLGPSGTSVAHSKAITFHMRRISILFRGDDNGQPGGVQRAPRAPQMPKMPGPPNPGGAPTP